The Fervidibacillus albus genome contains a region encoding:
- a CDS encoding cell division protein FtsQ/DivIB: MTKKVVSIEDRIPKLKEQRKKKANRRLILILLLFFLLISCIAYFQSPISKVGSITVSGNRFLDGNTIIEKSGITEKTTVLNMDRGKAEASLTEFPEIKSTQIHLQFPNHVLIEVEEYDRVGLIEENGDIYPLLESGEIGSEKMSIGKEGGPLLRAFSESTFIQIATEQLVQIPIEIRNSISEIVYSPSNTDQYRVVLFMNDGFEVHATLRTLAEKLKYYPSVISQLDPEQKGIIDMEVGMFFKSFDSIIQQELSESGDGDEQ, from the coding sequence TTGACAAAAAAGGTAGTATCGATTGAGGACCGCATTCCGAAATTGAAGGAGCAAAGGAAAAAAAAGGCAAACAGACGTTTAATTCTCATACTTCTGTTGTTTTTTTTATTAATTAGTTGCATCGCCTATTTTCAATCTCCTATAAGCAAGGTCGGTTCCATTACCGTTAGCGGAAATCGATTTTTAGATGGGAACACAATAATTGAAAAGAGTGGAATAACGGAAAAAACGACCGTTTTGAACATGGACAGAGGAAAGGCGGAAGCATCTTTGACTGAATTTCCGGAAATTAAATCGACGCAAATACATCTTCAATTCCCAAATCACGTGCTAATCGAAGTGGAAGAATATGATCGTGTCGGATTAATCGAAGAGAATGGAGACATATATCCGTTATTGGAAAGCGGAGAAATAGGTTCTGAAAAGATGTCAATCGGAAAGGAAGGGGGACCACTGTTACGGGCGTTTTCCGAAAGTACGTTCATCCAAATAGCAACGGAACAATTGGTTCAAATCCCCATAGAAATCCGTAATTCGATCTCCGAAATCGTCTACTCCCCATCAAATACGGATCAATATCGGGTCGTCCTTTTTATGAATGATGGATTTGAGGTACATGCTACGTTGCGAACGTTGGCAGAAAAATTAAAATACTACCCATCGGTGATTAGCCAATTGGATCCGGAGCAAAAAGGGATTATCGATATGGAAGTGGGTATGTTTTTTAAATCGTTTGACTCCATCATTCAACAGGAATTGAGTGAAAGTGGTGATGGGGATGAACAATAA
- a CDS encoding DUF881 domain-containing protein, with translation MNNNRIILSLGFLVFGFLIAYSYQITQSTSDQTPMTDREWERNLQLSEQLATLEQRNLDLQNTLFEQQNNMLEIEEELSEEEQVLSDLAEEAEDLRMVLGKVKVKGEGVVVTLDDEQYDPMEGDINQFIVHEHHVLKVVNELYISGAEAVAINGKRLTSHSYIVCTGPVITVDGQQFPAPFVIQAIGDKDTLEKALNFQGGVKDQLVADNIVVRIEKESEIIINPVLASTE, from the coding sequence ATGAACAATAATCGAATTATCCTTTCCCTCGGATTTCTCGTTTTCGGCTTCCTAATTGCTTATTCCTATCAAATTACACAAAGTACTTCCGACCAAACTCCTATGACCGATCGGGAGTGGGAGCGGAATTTACAATTAAGCGAACAACTGGCGACATTGGAACAACGAAATCTCGATTTGCAAAATACTCTTTTCGAACAACAAAATAATATGCTCGAGATTGAAGAAGAACTGTCCGAAGAAGAACAAGTGCTGTCCGATTTGGCGGAGGAAGCGGAAGATTTACGTATGGTTTTAGGCAAGGTGAAGGTAAAGGGAGAAGGGGTTGTCGTCACGTTAGATGATGAGCAATATGACCCGATGGAAGGTGACATTAATCAATTTATTGTTCATGAACACCATGTGTTAAAAGTTGTCAATGAGTTGTATATTTCGGGGGCTGAGGCCGTTGCTATCAATGGAAAAAGGCTCACGTCCCATTCATATATTGTATGTACTGGTCCGGTCATAACGGTCGATGGACAGCAATTTCCCGCACCGTTCGTCATTCAAGCGATCGGTGACAAAGATACATTGGAAAAGGCGTTAAATTTCCAAGGAGGCGTGAAGGATCAATTGGTTGCTGACAACATCGTCGTTCGAATTGAGAAAGAAAGTGAAATCATAATAAATCCGGTTCTTGCTTCTACAGAATAA
- a CDS encoding DUF881 domain-containing protein encodes MKKKYRFSFFFVPLLLGLMLAIQYQSTKETEEPDTKDMWELRERYIEAKDYEAKLIQEIRTIEEKIAEYEQDVENSKGTVLRQTLNELQTEAGLTEVEGPGIIITIQPETSLLPIEGFSTGYISPDLLRKLINELNMYGASAISIANQRIIHTTSIRDIQGETKIDGYPLRTFPVEIKVIAEDEKTANRLYNGMQISTIPDDFFIDNLSVSISEVNQSITIPAYDHTIEVDVMETVKTEGDQ; translated from the coding sequence ATGAAAAAGAAATACAGATTTAGTTTTTTTTTCGTTCCTCTTTTATTAGGTCTTATGTTAGCCATTCAATATCAATCGACGAAGGAAACGGAAGAGCCAGATACGAAGGATATGTGGGAACTTCGTGAACGCTACATTGAAGCGAAGGACTATGAGGCGAAACTGATTCAAGAAATCCGAACGATTGAAGAAAAGATCGCCGAATACGAACAAGATGTGGAAAATAGTAAAGGAACGGTTTTACGACAAACGTTAAACGAATTACAAACGGAAGCAGGGTTGACGGAAGTAGAAGGACCCGGGATTATCATTACGATCCAACCGGAAACTTCTTTACTTCCTATAGAGGGCTTTTCTACAGGATACATATCACCTGACCTCCTTCGAAAATTAATTAATGAGTTGAATATGTATGGTGCATCGGCTATTTCCATCGCGAATCAACGAATTATTCATACGACATCCATTCGTGATATTCAAGGGGAGACGAAAATTGACGGATATCCCTTAAGAACATTCCCCGTTGAAATCAAAGTCATCGCCGAGGATGAAAAAACGGCAAATAGGCTATACAACGGGATGCAAATATCGACCATTCCGGATGACTTTTTTATCGATAATTTGTCGGTTTCCATTTCTGAAGTGAACCAATCGATCACCATTCCAGCATACGACCATACCATCGAAGTGGATGTGATGGAAACTGTGAAAACTGAGGGGGATCAATAG
- a CDS encoding small basic family protein, which yields MWLPILGLIIGVAMGLLTDIQIPDEYANYLSIAVLAALDTLIGGIRAHLQNVYDEKIFVSGFFFNIILAASLAFLGVHLGVDLYLAAVFAFGVRLFQNIAIIRRILLTKWSLPKKE from the coding sequence ATGTGGCTTCCGATTTTAGGACTTATCATTGGTGTTGCAATGGGATTGTTAACGGACATTCAAATACCCGATGAATATGCAAACTATTTATCGATTGCCGTATTGGCTGCCCTCGATACGTTGATTGGTGGAATTCGTGCCCACCTGCAAAATGTGTATGATGAAAAAATATTCGTATCAGGGTTCTTTTTTAATATTATTTTAGCGGCAAGTTTGGCTTTTCTAGGTGTCCATCTTGGTGTAGACTTGTACTTAGCGGCGGTATTCGCCTTCGGTGTCCGGTTGTTTCAAAATATCGCGATTATCCGAAGAATTTTATTAACAAAATGGTCGCTGCCGAAAAAAGAATAA
- the ftsA gene encoding cell division protein FtsA — MNSNDTYVSLDIGTSTVKVIIGEMTNDTLNIIGVGNIPSEGLKKGSIVDIDHTVQSIKRAIDQAERMIGMKIKQVIVGIPAHQVTLQECHGVVAVSGDNREITNEDVARVIDAAQVVSIPPEREIINIVTKQFIVDSQDEINDPRGMIGVRLEMEGLLATGSRTILLNILRCVEKAGLEITDIVLQPLASGEIALSKDEKNLGAALIDIGGGSTTVSYFEDGYIKGTAVLPLGGEHITKDLSIVLKTPTEDAESAKRKHGHAFYDMASGDEVFSLPVIGSNQKQKFTQLEIAEIIEARLVEILELAQNELRRLGANELPGGVVLTGGSANMQGILELAQIIFQNRVRIAIPDYIGVREPQYTTAVGIIKYSYKHARLQGRSTDTAVVPVEQSESNVAKPMVKTKRTQQNEEKFSTKMKKFLGSFFE, encoded by the coding sequence TTGAACAGCAATGATACATACGTCAGTTTGGATATCGGTACATCCACTGTAAAAGTGATAATCGGTGAGATGACAAACGACACATTGAATATTATCGGAGTAGGGAACATTCCATCGGAAGGATTAAAGAAAGGTTCCATCGTTGATATAGATCATACGGTGCAATCGATTAAAAGGGCGATCGACCAAGCAGAACGGATGATTGGAATGAAAATCAAACAAGTCATCGTCGGGATCCCTGCTCATCAAGTTACGCTACAGGAATGCCACGGAGTCGTTGCCGTATCCGGGGATAATCGGGAAATCACGAACGAAGATGTTGCGAGGGTCATCGATGCGGCCCAAGTCGTATCGATTCCACCGGAAAGGGAAATTATCAATATCGTTACGAAACAGTTTATCGTCGATTCCCAAGATGAAATCAATGATCCACGGGGAATGATTGGCGTACGATTAGAAATGGAAGGATTGTTGGCGACGGGATCGAGGACAATTTTGCTAAATATTCTTCGCTGTGTCGAAAAAGCCGGATTGGAGATTACCGATATCGTGTTACAACCGTTAGCTTCCGGTGAGATTGCCCTTTCGAAGGATGAAAAAAATCTCGGGGCGGCATTGATCGATATCGGTGGGGGCTCCACGACCGTCTCGTATTTTGAGGATGGATATATTAAAGGTACCGCTGTTTTACCCCTCGGTGGAGAACATATAACGAAGGATCTTTCCATCGTATTAAAAACGCCGACGGAAGATGCGGAGTCTGCGAAACGAAAACATGGACATGCCTTTTACGATATGGCATCCGGCGATGAAGTTTTTTCGTTACCTGTCATCGGCAGCAATCAAAAACAGAAATTTACCCAACTGGAAATCGCGGAAATTATAGAAGCACGGCTCGTGGAAATTTTAGAACTTGCCCAAAATGAATTAAGACGATTAGGGGCTAACGAGTTGCCTGGCGGCGTCGTTTTAACGGGTGGATCTGCGAATATGCAGGGAATTTTAGAACTCGCTCAAATCATTTTTCAAAATCGGGTTCGGATCGCCATACCTGATTATATCGGCGTTAGGGAGCCGCAATATACAACTGCTGTAGGTATTATTAAATATTCATATAAACATGCGAGATTACAAGGGCGATCGACAGATACTGCCGTAGTACCCGTTGAACAAAGTGAATCGAATGTAGCAAAACCAATGGTTAAAACGAAGAGGACACAACAAAACGAAGAGAAATTTTCGACGAAAATGAAGAAATTCCTTGGTTCTTTCTTTGAATAA
- the ftsZ gene encoding cell division protein FtsZ yields the protein MLDFETMVDQLATIKVIGVGGGGNNAVNRMIEHGLQGVEFIAVNTDAQALNLSKAEIKLQIGAKLTRGLGAGANPEVGKKAAEESKEQIEEVIKGADMVFVTAGMGGGTGTGAAPIIAQIAKDLGALTVGVVTRPFTFEGRKRATQAASGIGAMKEAVDTLIVIPNDRLLEIVDKSTPMLEAFKEADNVLRQGVQGISDLIAVPGLINLDFADVKTIMSNKGSALMGIGVASGENRAQEAAKKAISSPLLETSIDGAQGVLMNITGGNNLSLYEVQEAADIVASASDQDVNMIFGSVINENLKDEIVVTVIATGFKAETSQLRQKRPVLNSVKGNPSNKVKREDSSRDEYLKDNSRTNVQYQEDTLDIPTFLRNRNNKLNK from the coding sequence ATGCTAGATTTTGAAACGATGGTAGACCAATTGGCAACTATAAAAGTAATCGGAGTCGGTGGTGGCGGAAATAACGCGGTGAACCGAATGATTGAACACGGCCTTCAAGGTGTGGAATTTATTGCGGTAAATACCGATGCTCAAGCATTAAATTTATCCAAAGCGGAAATCAAGCTTCAAATCGGTGCGAAATTAACGAGGGGGCTCGGTGCAGGTGCGAATCCGGAAGTAGGTAAAAAGGCTGCCGAGGAAAGTAAAGAACAGATTGAAGAAGTTATTAAAGGTGCCGATATGGTATTCGTTACTGCTGGAATGGGTGGTGGAACTGGCACGGGAGCGGCACCGATTATTGCGCAAATTGCGAAAGACTTAGGCGCATTGACCGTCGGTGTGGTAACCCGCCCCTTCACGTTCGAAGGAAGGAAACGAGCGACTCAGGCAGCTAGCGGAATCGGTGCGATGAAGGAAGCGGTAGATACGTTGATTGTCATCCCGAATGATCGACTTTTAGAAATCGTCGATAAAAGTACACCGATGCTCGAAGCCTTTAAAGAGGCTGACAATGTTTTGCGCCAAGGTGTACAAGGGATTTCCGACTTAATTGCCGTCCCAGGCTTAATTAATTTAGACTTTGCTGATGTTAAAACGATTATGTCAAATAAAGGTTCGGCGCTCATGGGAATCGGTGTAGCTTCCGGTGAGAATCGTGCGCAAGAAGCAGCGAAAAAGGCGATTTCCAGTCCACTATTGGAAACATCTATCGACGGTGCCCAAGGTGTATTAATGAACATTACGGGAGGGAATAATTTAAGTCTCTACGAAGTTCAAGAAGCTGCAGATATTGTCGCTTCTGCATCGGATCAAGACGTGAATATGATTTTCGGTTCCGTCATCAATGAAAATTTAAAGGATGAAATTGTCGTTACAGTCATTGCAACGGGATTTAAGGCGGAAACTTCACAACTTAGACAAAAGCGTCCTGTTTTAAATTCCGTGAAAGGCAATCCTTCCAATAAGGTGAAACGGGAAGATTCATCGCGGGATGAATATTTGAAAGACAACTCCCGCACAAACGTCCAATATCAAGAAGATACGTTAGATATTCCGACCTTTTTACGTAATCGGAACAACAAACTAAATAAATAA
- the spoIIGA gene encoding sigma-E processing peptidase SpoIIGA, with the protein MPIYLDIIWLLNFLFNSLLLFVTGIILKRKIRKKRVLLSGFIGAFIVFAPFSPYASFFLTPLFKIAISIIMVWLAFGYKRFRYFFVNLMMFYLCTFTVGGALIGTHFLLNFHFDINHSLFLSNIQGFGDPISWIFVVIGFPFAIYFSKGTFDQFETYKLKTDQLVEVSIDIQGKSAQLIGLVDTGNLLYDPISKKPVMIASLKKTAHLFPPELLPVFEDVNHLVNMKDSWGEWVEKLSVIPFRAVGERNRLIAAVKPNMVQIKKDGTITETNRVYVAFVNEQLSSEDLFDCIVHPKLITENVDKWVS; encoded by the coding sequence TTGCCAATCTACTTAGATATCATTTGGTTATTAAATTTTCTTTTTAACAGTCTCCTTCTTTTTGTCACCGGCATCATTTTAAAAAGAAAAATTCGGAAGAAACGCGTTTTATTATCCGGTTTTATCGGCGCATTCATCGTATTTGCACCATTTTCACCGTATGCTTCTTTTTTTTTAACTCCTCTGTTTAAAATCGCCATATCGATCATCATGGTTTGGCTCGCCTTCGGTTACAAACGATTCCGGTATTTTTTCGTCAATTTGATGATGTTTTACCTCTGTACATTCACAGTAGGCGGGGCATTGATCGGCACGCATTTTTTATTAAACTTCCATTTCGACATCAATCATTCTTTGTTTTTATCGAACATTCAAGGGTTCGGTGATCCGATTAGCTGGATTTTCGTAGTTATTGGATTTCCTTTCGCTATTTATTTTTCAAAGGGGACATTCGATCAGTTTGAAACGTACAAATTAAAGACGGATCAACTCGTAGAAGTATCAATTGACATTCAAGGGAAATCGGCTCAATTAATCGGTCTTGTGGATACGGGGAACTTATTATACGATCCGATTTCGAAAAAACCTGTCATGATCGCATCGTTGAAAAAAACAGCCCATTTGTTTCCACCGGAGCTTTTGCCGGTTTTTGAAGATGTGAACCATTTAGTGAATATGAAAGACTCGTGGGGAGAATGGGTGGAAAAATTGAGCGTCATCCCTTTCCGTGCTGTCGGAGAAAGGAATCGATTAATTGCGGCGGTTAAACCGAATATGGTGCAAATAAAAAAGGACGGTACAATTACTGAAACGAACCGTGTATACGTCGCCTTCGTTAACGAACAATTATCTTCCGAAGATTTATTTGATTGTATCGTTCACCCGAAATTAATAACAGAAAATGTAGACAAGTGGGTATCGTAA
- the sigE gene encoding RNA polymerase sporulation sigma factor SigE: MKKIRFYVFFYWTKLLRILRLKPDEIYYIGGSEALPPPLTKEEEEVLLKKLPKGDETARSLLIERNLRLVVYIARKFENTGIYIEDLISIGTIGLIKAVNTFNPEKKIKLATYASRCIENEILMYLRRNNKVRSEVSFDEPLNIDWDGNELLLSDVLGTEEDIITKDLEANVDKKLLMKALHTLSDREKRIMELRFGLRDGEEKTQKDVADLLGISQSYISRLEKRIFKRLRKEFEKMV; the protein is encoded by the coding sequence ATGAAAAAAATTCGATTTTACGTATTTTTTTATTGGACAAAGTTGTTACGTATTTTGCGACTAAAACCGGATGAAATTTATTATATCGGTGGTAGTGAAGCCTTACCGCCACCTTTGACAAAGGAAGAGGAAGAAGTTTTATTGAAAAAATTACCAAAAGGAGACGAAACCGCCCGTTCTCTACTAATCGAACGAAATTTACGCCTCGTTGTTTACATAGCACGGAAATTTGAAAATACCGGAATTTACATTGAAGATTTAATTAGTATCGGGACGATTGGATTAATAAAAGCTGTCAATACGTTTAATCCAGAAAAAAAGATTAAATTAGCAACGTATGCTTCCCGCTGCATTGAAAATGAAATATTAATGTATTTGAGACGAAATAATAAAGTAAGATCGGAAGTCTCCTTCGATGAACCGTTAAATATCGACTGGGACGGGAATGAATTGTTGTTGTCAGACGTTTTAGGAACCGAGGAGGACATCATTACGAAGGATTTGGAAGCAAATGTTGATAAAAAGCTTTTAATGAAAGCTTTGCATACGTTATCGGATCGGGAAAAACGGATCATGGAACTCCGTTTCGGTCTTCGGGATGGGGAGGAAAAAACCCAAAAGGATGTGGCTGATTTACTCGGTATTTCCCAATCCTATATTTCGAGATTGGAAAAACGAATTTTTAAACGTTTGCGAAAAGAGTTTGAAAAAATGGTATAA
- the sigG gene encoding RNA polymerase sporulation sigma factor SigG, translating to MRNKVEICGVDTSKLPVLKNDEMRELFKKMQEGDGSAREKLVNGNLRLVLSVIQRFNNRGEYVDDLFQVGCIGLMKSIDNFDLSQNVRFSTYAVPMIIGEIRRYLRDNNPIRVSRSLRDIAYKSLQVREKIVAETSKEPTSEEIAKELGVEPEEIVFALEAIQDPVSLFEPIYNDGGDPIYVMDQLSDEKNLDVHWIDEIALKEGIRRLNDREKMILKKRFFQGKTQMEVAEEIGISQAQVSRLEKAAIKQMSKNIGSS from the coding sequence ATGAGGAACAAAGTAGAGATCTGTGGCGTCGATACATCGAAACTTCCGGTATTAAAAAATGATGAAATGCGAGAACTATTTAAAAAAATGCAAGAAGGCGATGGATCGGCGAGGGAGAAATTAGTTAACGGTAATTTACGCCTCGTTCTAAGCGTTATTCAACGTTTTAATAATCGGGGGGAATATGTGGACGATTTGTTTCAAGTCGGTTGTATCGGTTTAATGAAATCGATTGATAATTTTGACTTAAGTCAAAATGTTCGTTTTTCCACCTATGCGGTACCGATGATTATCGGTGAGATTCGGCGATATTTGCGGGATAATAATCCGATACGTGTTTCAAGATCATTAAGGGATATCGCTTATAAATCTTTACAAGTGCGGGAAAAAATCGTTGCGGAAACATCAAAGGAACCGACGTCGGAAGAAATTGCTAAAGAACTCGGTGTTGAACCGGAGGAAATTGTATTTGCCTTAGAGGCGATCCAAGATCCCGTTTCCTTATTCGAACCGATTTATAACGATGGCGGGGATCCGATCTATGTAATGGACCAATTGAGTGATGAAAAAAATTTAGATGTCCATTGGATCGATGAAATCGCTTTGAAGGAAGGGATTCGCCGGTTGAATGATCGGGAAAAAATGATATTAAAAAAGCGGTTTTTCCAAGGGAAGACACAAATGGAAGTTGCAGAAGAAATCGGCATCTCCCAGGCACAAGTTTCCCGTCTTGAAAAAGCAGCGATTAAACAAATGTCAAAAAATATTGGATCGAGTTAA
- the pgeF gene encoding peptidoglycan editing factor PgeF — MNELFQPVDRSYFQIEKWKEIDSRIVAGFSSKQDGFSKYHYESNNFGFHVGDQREVVKQNRQALAEKLRFPLDRWIFAEQTHGRNVRYVDFEDRGKGAKMYDTSLPNTDGLYTDQQGILLALVFADCVPIYFFSPVDQKVGIVHAGWRGTVNKVAIQLVKKWVREGTAIETIQVAIGPSICNRCYFVDNKVIDQVDSLQLREKVYEEKTKGQFALDLKKVNELLLREFGIPKDKIRITNYCTSCHSHLFFSHRKDQGKTGRMVGFIGIREDKR, encoded by the coding sequence ATGAACGAACTGTTTCAACCGGTCGATCGTTCCTATTTTCAAATTGAAAAATGGAAGGAAATCGATTCACGAATCGTTGCTGGATTTTCATCAAAACAGGATGGTTTTAGTAAATACCATTATGAATCGAATAATTTCGGCTTCCACGTCGGAGATCAACGGGAAGTAGTTAAACAAAATCGACAAGCTTTAGCGGAAAAATTACGTTTTCCCCTCGACCGTTGGATATTTGCCGAACAAACCCACGGTAGAAATGTCCGTTATGTTGATTTCGAAGATCGGGGAAAGGGAGCAAAAATGTACGATACGAGTCTCCCAAATACGGACGGTTTATATACGGATCAACAAGGGATTTTACTCGCCTTAGTTTTTGCCGACTGCGTTCCGATATATTTTTTTTCACCTGTTGATCAGAAAGTCGGAATTGTTCATGCAGGATGGCGGGGTACAGTGAACAAAGTGGCAATACAATTAGTAAAAAAATGGGTTCGAGAAGGAACGGCAATCGAAACGATTCAAGTGGCAATCGGACCTTCTATTTGCAATCGTTGCTATTTTGTAGATAATAAAGTTATAGACCAAGTTGATTCCCTCCAATTACGGGAAAAGGTTTACGAGGAAAAAACGAAAGGCCAGTTCGCCCTGGACTTAAAAAAAGTGAATGAATTATTGCTTAGAGAATTTGGTATTCCGAAAGACAAGATCCGGATAACGAATTATTGTACGAGTTGCCATTCTCACCTTTTTTTCTCCCATCGGAAGGATCAGGGTAAGACGGGGAGAATGGTCGGCTTTATCGGAATTAGGGAGGATAAAAGGTGA
- a CDS encoding YggS family pyridoxal phosphate-dependent enzyme: MSVVKNLERIQQRIERACVKGNRNPEDITFIAVTKYATLEKTKEILEAGIHHLGENRDQEFLRKYGHYGEEATWHFIGTLQTRKVKNVIDHIDYLHSLDRMSLAEEIQKRAKRTIRAFVQVNVSGEETKHGLEIEQVLPFIENLQPLHKIHVIGLMTMAPNTRDETVLRNSFRRLKTLQQQIQALHLPFASCQHLSMGMSNDFEIAIEEGATMIRIGTALISDRG, from the coding sequence ATGAGTGTTGTAAAAAATCTTGAAAGGATACAGCAAAGAATCGAAAGGGCATGTGTAAAAGGAAATCGAAATCCGGAAGACATCACCTTCATTGCCGTAACGAAATATGCTACATTGGAAAAAACAAAGGAAATTTTAGAAGCTGGCATCCACCACCTCGGTGAAAATCGGGACCAGGAATTTTTGAGGAAATACGGACACTACGGTGAAGAAGCGACGTGGCATTTCATCGGGACTTTACAGACAAGAAAAGTGAAAAATGTGATCGATCACATCGACTATCTCCATTCCCTCGATCGAATGTCCTTGGCCGAAGAAATTCAAAAGCGAGCGAAACGGACGATTCGAGCTTTTGTCCAAGTTAACGTATCCGGTGAAGAGACGAAACATGGATTGGAGATTGAACAAGTTCTCCCCTTTATCGAAAATTTACAACCGTTACATAAAATACATGTAATTGGACTGATGACGATGGCGCCAAATACACGGGACGAAACGGTCTTACGGAATAGTTTTCGCCGTTTGAAAACATTGCAACAACAAATTCAAGCATTACATCTTCCCTTTGCATCGTGCCAACATTTGTCAATGGGGATGTCGAACGATTTCGAAATTGCCATTGAAGAAGGTGCGACGATGATTCGTATCGGTACAGCTTTAATTTCGGATAGGGGATAG
- a CDS encoding cell division protein SepF produces the protein MGLKSKLKIWFDLDDEYERIDEEEFTSNEMEEREKPKQTVVSLKSVQQSSKVILMEPKVFADAQTIADHLKNRRAVVVNLQRIDTEHARRIVDFLSGTVYAVNGDIQKVGTETFLCVPEHMEVTGSISEGFVADDINDKRW, from the coding sequence ATGGGTTTAAAATCGAAGCTAAAAATATGGTTTGACCTAGACGATGAGTATGAAAGAATAGACGAAGAAGAATTCACTTCAAACGAAATGGAAGAACGGGAAAAGCCGAAGCAAACGGTTGTCAGCCTAAAAAGCGTTCAGCAGTCTTCCAAAGTCATATTGATGGAACCAAAGGTCTTTGCCGATGCACAAACGATAGCGGATCATTTAAAAAATCGTAGAGCCGTCGTCGTAAATTTGCAAAGGATCGATACGGAACATGCGAGACGGATCGTCGACTTTTTAAGTGGAACGGTGTATGCAGTAAACGGAGATATTCAAAAGGTCGGCACAGAAACGTTTTTATGTGTACCGGAACATATGGAAGTGACCGGAAGTATATCGGAAGGATTTGTAGCCGATGATATTAATGACAAGAGGTGGTAG
- a CDS encoding YggT family protein produces MDFIISILSSLLNMYFYAIIIYIFMSWIPNARESQLGYLLARICEPYLEQFRRLIPPVGMIDFSPIIALFVLQLAGNGLHVIGTWF; encoded by the coding sequence ATGGATTTTATCATATCCATTTTATCGAGTTTATTAAATATGTATTTTTATGCAATCATCATTTACATTTTCATGTCTTGGATACCGAATGCCCGCGAATCCCAACTAGGATACTTGTTAGCGAGAATTTGTGAACCGTATTTGGAACAGTTTCGCAGATTGATCCCACCTGTAGGCATGATCGATTTTTCGCCAATCATTGCTCTTTTCGTTCTACAGTTGGCAGGAAACGGATTACACGTGATTGGCACTTGGTTTTAA
- a CDS encoding RNA-binding protein has protein sequence MTIYEHFRPEEREIIDTVFNWCHYVETYYSPKLTDFLNPRQQFITRSIIGSDRAYKVAFFGGLDSSENKRALIYPDYFTPELDNFQISLFDIAYPEKFAKLTHRQILGSLMGLGLKREKFGDILINHDYAQFFAAKEIAEYIRLHFHSVGKVSVSIKELPLTMAKPFCENWMEMNVTVPSLRIDAVVAQSGKQSRQRVQKWIEQGLVKVNWALIENPAFSVREGDVISVRGLGRFKVMSVEGKTKRDKWRLTVGKLN, from the coding sequence ATGACCATTTATGAACATTTTCGACCTGAAGAAAGGGAAATTATTGATACGGTTTTCAATTGGTGTCATTATGTAGAAACGTACTATTCTCCGAAATTAACGGATTTTCTCAACCCGAGGCAACAATTCATCACTCGATCGATCATCGGTAGCGATCGAGCATATAAAGTCGCATTTTTCGGGGGACTTGATAGTAGCGAAAATAAGCGAGCCCTAATCTATCCAGATTATTTCACGCCTGAATTGGACAATTTCCAAATTTCCTTGTTCGACATCGCGTATCCGGAAAAATTCGCAAAACTCACCCATCGACAAATCCTCGGTAGTTTAATGGGTCTCGGATTAAAGCGGGAAAAATTTGGTGACATCCTTATTAATCATGATTATGCACAGTTTTTTGCGGCGAAGGAAATCGCGGAATATATTCGTCTTCATTTCCATTCAGTCGGAAAGGTTTCCGTTTCTATAAAGGAATTGCCGTTAACCATGGCAAAACCGTTTTGCGAAAATTGGATGGAGATGAATGTAACGGTTCCTTCGTTACGAATCGATGCGGTCGTAGCCCAATCAGGAAAACAATCACGACAACGGGTTCAAAAATGGATCGAACAAGGATTGGTAAAGGTGAACTGGGCGTTAATCGAAAATCCCGCCTTTTCCGTTCGGGAAGGTGATGTCATTTCGGTTCGAGGGCTCGGTCGGTTTAAGGTCATGTCCGTCGAAGGAAAAACGAAACGGGATAAGTGGCGATTAACTGTCGGGAAATTAAATTAA